From Scylla paramamosain isolate STU-SP2022 unplaced genomic scaffold, ASM3559412v1 Contig3, whole genome shotgun sequence, a single genomic window includes:
- the LOC135096308 gene encoding uncharacterized protein LOC135096308, translated as MSKSHNEFNLQKCSLLTDPCCPYLTTTPDGFTSCSCCGTGIVEVVCPVCMRAAEPHALQQATPAKSACLERLKGWFDKTKDDSWYYRLQSQLHGCDKQYCDLVVWANKNLLIKRYFRNTPFFEAQRLEEEAKKELPGVLKKWIADDSSPRPPVVCPAATVTGRRMGLWCTVKTCSVR; from the coding sequence ATGAGCAAGAGCCACAATGAGTTTAACCTTCAGAAGTGCAGCTTGTTGACAGACCCATGCTGCCcttacctcaccaccacccctgACGGCTTCACCTCCTGTAGCTGCTGCGGCACTGGCATTGTAGAGGTGGTGTGCCCGGTGTGCATGAGGGCCGCCGAGCCACATGCCCTGCAACAAGCCACACCCGCTAAGTCAGCCTGCCTGGAGCGATTAAAAGGGTGGTTTGACAAGACGAAGGACGACTCTTGGTACTATCGGCTACAATCACAGCTGCATGGATGTGACAAGCAGTACTGTGACTTGGTGGTGTGGGCCAACAAGAACCTGCTGATCAAGAGGTACTTCAGGAACACTCCTTTCTTTGAGGCTCAGCgtttagaggaggaggcgaagaaggagTTGCCAGGGGTGCTAAAAAAGTGGATTGCAGATGACTCCAGCCCCCGCCCCCCAGTGGTCTGCCCTGCTGCTACTGTGACAGGCCGGCGGATGGGGCTGTGGTGTACTGTGAAGACGTGCAGTGTGAGATAA